In the Ramlibacter tataouinensis TTB310 genome, one interval contains:
- the fabG gene encoding 3-oxoacyl-ACP reductase FabG, which produces MSDTQGQVALVTGASRGIGAAIAAELAARGLKVVGTATTDDGAAKIGAALAAHAGCRGAKLDVNDAAAAEALVESVAKEHGGLQVLVNNAGITRDMLAMRLKDEDWDAVLDTNLKAVFRMSRAVMRTMMKQRYGRIVNITSVVGASGNPGQANYAAAKAGVAGMTRALARELGSRGITVNCVAPGFIATDMTASLPEEQHKALLGQIPLGALGRPQDVAHAVAYLASPQAGYVTGQELHVNGGMYMA; this is translated from the coding sequence ATGAGCGATACCCAAGGCCAGGTGGCCCTGGTCACCGGCGCCTCGCGCGGCATCGGCGCGGCGATCGCGGCCGAACTCGCGGCGCGCGGCCTCAAGGTCGTCGGCACCGCCACCACCGACGACGGCGCGGCGAAGATCGGCGCCGCCCTGGCCGCCCATGCCGGCTGCCGCGGCGCGAAGCTGGACGTGAACGATGCCGCCGCCGCCGAGGCGCTGGTGGAGTCCGTCGCCAAGGAGCATGGCGGCCTGCAGGTGCTGGTCAACAACGCCGGCATCACGCGCGACATGCTGGCCATGCGGCTGAAGGACGAGGACTGGGACGCGGTGCTGGACACCAATCTCAAGGCGGTGTTCCGCATGAGCCGCGCCGTGATGCGCACCATGATGAAGCAACGCTACGGCCGCATCGTCAACATCACCTCGGTGGTGGGCGCCTCGGGCAACCCGGGCCAGGCCAACTACGCCGCCGCCAAGGCCGGCGTGGCGGGCATGACGCGCGCGCTCGCGCGCGAACTGGGCAGCCGGGGCATCACGGTCAACTGCGTCGCCCCCGGCTTCATCGCCACCGACATGACGGCCAGCCTGCCGGAAGAGCAGCACAAGGCGCTGCTCGGGCAAATCCCCCTGGGCGCGCTCGGCCGGCCCCAGGACGTGGCCCACGCCGTGGCCTACCTGGCCTCGCCGCAGGCCGGCTACGTCACCGGCCAGGAGCTGCACGTCAACGGCGGCATGTACATGGCCTAG
- the fabD gene encoding ACP S-malonyltransferase, whose protein sequence is MKPFAFVFPGQGSQAVGMLDAWGAHPAVAEAVKEASDALQQDIGRLIHEGPKEELALTTNTQPVMLVAGVAAYRAWRAEGGAEPAALAGHSLGEYSALVAAGALTLAQAAPLVRFRAQAMQEAVPVGAGAMAAILGLEARQVIEGCAEALQSFGAGTAEVVEAVNFNDPAQTVIAGSKAGVDKACEVLKAKGAKRALPLPVSAPFHSSLMKPAADRLRERLAATPIAAPRIPVVNNIDVAVHTDADRIREALYRQAFGPVRWVECVRAIQGRGISTLVECGPGKVLAGLCKRIDANLAAAAVYDPATLAEVKGMMQ, encoded by the coding sequence ATGAAACCGTTCGCTTTCGTCTTCCCGGGCCAGGGCTCCCAGGCCGTGGGCATGCTCGACGCCTGGGGCGCCCACCCGGCCGTGGCCGAGGCGGTGAAGGAGGCCTCCGACGCGCTGCAGCAGGACATCGGCCGGCTCATCCACGAAGGCCCCAAGGAGGAACTGGCGCTGACCACCAACACCCAGCCGGTGATGCTGGTGGCCGGCGTGGCGGCATACCGTGCCTGGCGCGCCGAGGGCGGCGCCGAGCCGGCCGCCCTGGCCGGCCATTCGCTGGGCGAGTACTCGGCCCTGGTGGCGGCCGGCGCGTTGACGCTGGCGCAGGCGGCACCGCTGGTGCGCTTTCGCGCCCAGGCCATGCAGGAGGCCGTGCCGGTGGGCGCCGGCGCCATGGCGGCCATCCTGGGGCTGGAGGCGCGGCAGGTGATCGAAGGCTGCGCCGAGGCGCTGCAGTCCTTCGGTGCGGGCACGGCCGAGGTGGTGGAGGCGGTGAACTTCAACGACCCGGCGCAGACCGTGATCGCCGGCAGCAAGGCCGGCGTGGACAAGGCCTGCGAGGTGCTCAAGGCCAAGGGCGCCAAGCGCGCGCTGCCGCTGCCGGTGTCGGCGCCGTTCCACTCCAGCCTGATGAAGCCGGCCGCCGACCGGCTGCGCGAGCGGCTGGCGGCCACGCCCATCGCGGCGCCCCGTATTCCGGTGGTGAACAACATCGACGTGGCGGTTCACACCGATGCCGATCGCATCCGCGAGGCGCTGTACCGCCAGGCCTTCGGCCCGGTGCGCTGGGTGGAGTGCGTGCGCGCCATCCAGGGCCGCGGGATCTCCACCCTCGTGGAATGCGGACCGGGCAAGGTGCTGGCCGGCCTGTGCAAGCGCATCGACGCCAACCTGGCGGCCGCCGCCGTGTACGACCCGGCCACGCTGGCCGAGGTGAAAGGGATGATGCAATGA
- a CDS encoding beta-ketoacyl-ACP synthase III has product MRPYSRITGTGSYLPPRRVTNADLAAELAQRGVETSDQWIIERTGIRARHFAAADVTSSDLGAHAARHALEAAGVAASQIDLIIVATSTPDMVFPSAACILQNKLGIAGCAAFDVQAVCSGFVYALTVADAMIKAGAASKALVVGAEVFSRILDFNDRTTCVLFGDGAGAVVLEASDTPGILATDLHADGRHVGILCVPGTVSGGQVLGDPLLKMDGQAVFKLAVGVLEEAARATLAKAGRQEADIDWLIPHQANIRIMQGTAKKLKLPLDKLVVTVDQHGNTSAASIPLALDAAVRGGQVKKGDTLMLEGVGGGFTWGAVLLDF; this is encoded by the coding sequence ATGAGACCTTACTCCCGCATCACCGGCACCGGCAGCTACCTGCCGCCGCGGCGCGTCACCAACGCCGACCTGGCCGCCGAGCTGGCCCAGCGGGGCGTCGAGACCTCGGACCAGTGGATCATCGAGCGCACTGGCATCCGCGCCCGCCACTTCGCCGCCGCCGACGTGACCAGCAGCGACCTGGGCGCGCATGCCGCGCGCCACGCGCTGGAGGCCGCCGGCGTCGCCGCCTCGCAGATCGACCTGATCATCGTGGCGACCTCCACGCCCGATATGGTGTTCCCCTCGGCGGCCTGCATCCTGCAGAACAAGCTGGGCATCGCCGGCTGCGCCGCGTTCGACGTGCAGGCCGTGTGCAGCGGCTTTGTCTATGCGCTCACGGTGGCCGATGCCATGATCAAGGCCGGCGCGGCCAGCAAGGCGCTGGTGGTGGGCGCCGAGGTGTTCTCGCGCATCCTGGACTTCAACGACCGCACCACCTGCGTGCTGTTCGGCGACGGCGCCGGCGCCGTGGTGCTGGAGGCGTCCGACACCCCCGGCATCCTGGCCACGGATCTGCATGCCGACGGCCGGCACGTGGGCATCCTGTGCGTGCCGGGCACGGTGTCGGGCGGTCAGGTGCTGGGCGATCCCCTGCTCAAGATGGACGGCCAGGCGGTGTTCAAGCTGGCCGTCGGCGTGCTGGAGGAGGCGGCCCGCGCCACGCTGGCCAAGGCCGGCAGGCAGGAGGCCGACATCGACTGGCTGATCCCGCACCAGGCCAACATCCGCATCATGCAGGGCACGGCCAAGAAGCTGAAGCTGCCGCTGGACAAGCTGGTGGTCACGGTGGACCAGCATGGCAACACCTCCGCGGCTTCCATCCCGCTGGCGCTGGACGCCGCGGTGCGTGGCGGGCAGGTCAAGAAGGGCGACACGCTGATGCTCGAAGGCGTGGGCGGCGGCTTCACCTGGGGCGCGGTGCTGCTGGATTTCTAG
- the plsX gene encoding phosphate acyltransferase PlsX has translation MSITLAVDCMGGDHGPRVTLPACRHFLEQHPQAQLLLVGLPQSLQDFSHPRARVVAASEVVAMDDAVEIALRKKKDSSMRVALQQVKDGQAQAAVSAGNTGALMALARYLLKTVEGIDRPAIAYPLPNAKGGATTVLDLGANVDCTEQHLLQFAVMGSALVSALKNEEQPSVGLLNIGEEIIKGSEVIKKAGELLRSAAASGDLNFHGNVEGNDIFKGTTDIVVCDGFVGNVALKTSEGLASMIGGFLKEEFSRSPLTKVAALMAYPVLAAFKRRVDYRRYNGAALLGLRGLVFKSHGSADEFAFGQALNRAYDAARNQLLERVQARIAHARPLLAGGDADAQPAEAVAT, from the coding sequence ATGAGTATTACCCTGGCCGTCGATTGCATGGGGGGCGACCACGGCCCCCGAGTCACCCTGCCGGCTTGCCGGCACTTCCTGGAGCAGCATCCGCAGGCCCAGCTGCTGCTGGTGGGGTTGCCGCAGTCCCTGCAGGACTTCAGCCACCCCCGCGCCCGGGTCGTCGCCGCCTCGGAAGTGGTGGCCATGGACGACGCGGTGGAGATCGCGCTGCGCAAGAAGAAGGATTCGTCCATGCGGGTGGCGCTGCAGCAGGTCAAGGACGGCCAGGCCCAGGCCGCCGTGTCGGCCGGCAACACCGGGGCGCTGATGGCGCTGGCGCGCTACCTGCTCAAGACCGTGGAAGGCATCGACCGGCCGGCCATCGCCTACCCGCTGCCCAATGCCAAGGGCGGCGCCACCACGGTGCTGGACCTGGGCGCCAACGTGGACTGCACCGAGCAGCACCTGCTGCAGTTCGCCGTGATGGGTTCGGCCCTGGTGTCCGCGCTGAAGAACGAGGAGCAGCCCTCGGTCGGCCTGCTGAACATCGGCGAGGAGATCATCAAGGGCAGCGAGGTCATCAAGAAGGCGGGCGAGCTGCTGCGCTCGGCCGCCGCTTCCGGCGACCTCAACTTCCACGGCAACGTGGAAGGCAACGACATCTTCAAGGGCACCACCGACATCGTGGTGTGCGACGGCTTCGTGGGCAACGTGGCCCTGAAGACCAGCGAGGGCCTGGCCTCCATGATCGGCGGCTTCCTCAAGGAGGAGTTCTCGCGCAGCCCGCTGACCAAGGTGGCGGCCCTGATGGCCTACCCGGTGCTGGCCGCGTTCAAGCGGCGCGTGGACTACCGGCGCTACAACGGCGCGGCGCTGCTGGGCCTGCGCGGCCTGGTGTTCAAGAGCCATGGCTCGGCCGACGAATTCGCCTTCGGCCAGGCGCTCAACCGCGCGTATGATGCGGCCCGCAACCAACTGCTGGAGCGGGTGCAGGCCCGCATCGCCCATGCCCGTCCCCTGCTGGCGGGCGGCGACGCCGACGCGCAGCCGGCCGAGGCAGTGGCCACCTGA
- the rpmF gene encoding 50S ribosomal protein L32 gives MAVQQNKKSPSKRGMHRSHNALSVPGIAVEPTTGETHLRHHISPNGFYRGRKVLKTKNDA, from the coding sequence ATGGCCGTCCAGCAGAACAAGAAGTCGCCCTCCAAGCGGGGCATGCATCGCTCGCACAACGCCCTGTCCGTGCCGGGCATCGCGGTCGAGCCCACTACGGGCGAGACGCATCTGCGGCACCACATCAGCCCCAACGGTTTCTACCGGGGCCGCAAGGTGCTCAAGACCAAGAACGACGCCTGA
- a CDS encoding YceD family protein → MPKEFLARRLDVQAFAEEGASLHGQQPLSAFGRLLAETEGRGADSLVDWSAQGELRNPRHLQPQVWLHLRARAQLQLTCQRCLQPVETPVEVDGRFRFVADEAAAAAEDDQSEEDVLATSRAFDLAELLEDELLMALPVAPRHEVCPEPLPMSAADPGAGEAAPVRENPFAMLQKLRQGKAE, encoded by the coding sequence ATGCCCAAGGAGTTCCTCGCCCGCCGCCTCGATGTCCAGGCCTTTGCCGAGGAGGGCGCCTCGCTGCACGGGCAACAGCCGCTGTCCGCCTTCGGCCGGCTGCTGGCCGAGACCGAGGGCCGCGGCGCCGATTCGCTCGTGGACTGGAGCGCGCAGGGCGAACTGCGCAATCCGCGCCACCTGCAGCCCCAGGTCTGGCTGCACCTGCGGGCGCGGGCGCAGCTGCAGCTCACCTGCCAGCGCTGCCTGCAGCCGGTGGAGACGCCGGTGGAGGTGGACGGGCGTTTCCGCTTCGTCGCCGACGAAGCCGCTGCCGCCGCCGAGGACGACCAGTCCGAGGAAGACGTGCTGGCCACCAGCCGGGCCTTCGACCTGGCCGAGCTGCTGGAGGACGAACTGCTGATGGCGCTGCCGGTCGCGCCGCGCCACGAGGTCTGCCCCGAGCCGCTGCCGATGTCGGCCGCCGACCCGGGCGCTGGCGAGGCGGCCCCCGTCCGCGAGAACCCCTTCGCCATGCTGCAGAAGCTGCGGCAGGGCAAGGCCGAGTGA
- a CDS encoding Maf family nucleotide pyrophosphatase translates to MPAPDRATAPTSGRSVVLGSTSPYRRELLTRLRLPFTVAAPRVDETPRGGELPAALARRLAVAKAHAVASAHPEAAVIGSDQVADLEGEPLGKPGTHQRAVDQLRRMRGRTVVFQTAVAVVCRATGFEQLDLAPVRVRFRHLSDAEIEAYLRAEQPYDCAGSAKSEGLGIALLEAIDSDDPTALVGLPLIRTCRMLRAAGVTLLA, encoded by the coding sequence ATGCCCGCTCCCGACCGCGCCACCGCACCGACCTCCGGCCGCAGCGTCGTGCTGGGCTCCACCTCGCCCTACCGCCGCGAACTGCTGACACGGCTGCGCCTGCCCTTCACCGTCGCGGCGCCTCGAGTGGACGAGACACCGCGAGGCGGCGAACTGCCCGCCGCGCTGGCGCGGCGCCTGGCCGTGGCCAAGGCGCACGCCGTGGCCAGCGCCCACCCGGAGGCCGCCGTGATCGGCTCCGACCAGGTGGCGGACCTCGAAGGCGAGCCGCTGGGCAAGCCCGGCACGCACCAGCGCGCGGTCGACCAGCTGCGCCGCATGCGGGGACGTACCGTGGTGTTCCAGACCGCGGTGGCCGTGGTGTGCCGTGCGACGGGCTTCGAGCAGCTCGACCTGGCGCCGGTGCGGGTGCGTTTCCGCCACCTGTCCGATGCCGAGATCGAAGCCTACCTGCGCGCCGAGCAGCCCTACGACTGCGCCGGCAGCGCCAAGAGCGAGGGCCTGGGGATCGCGCTGCTGGAGGCCATCGACAGCGACGACCCCACGGCCCTGGTCGGCCTGCCGCTGATCCGCACCTGCCGCATGCTGCGCGCCGCCGGCGTCACGCTGCTGGCCTGA
- a CDS encoding SAM-dependent methyltransferase, with amino-acid sequence MAERGKLYLVPAPLDFGEAPAPLDDVLPAAALGIAARLGHWVCENAKTTRAVLKRIGELRPLALPVQQQHIVELPRELHKKGDAGTAPDLRHLLEPALQGHDLGLMSEAGMPAVADPGASVVRGAHDLGLDVVPLVGPSSLLLALAASGLNGQTFAFVGYLPQEAAARTQRIRELEALALRTGQSQLFIETPYRNAALLGALLQALRPETRLAVSSGLTLATACTRSLPVSRWRSQPAAIGNAPAVFAIGR; translated from the coding sequence ATGGCGGAGCGCGGCAAGCTGTACCTGGTACCGGCGCCGCTGGACTTCGGCGAGGCGCCCGCGCCCCTTGATGACGTGTTGCCCGCCGCTGCGCTGGGCATCGCGGCGCGCCTGGGCCACTGGGTGTGCGAAAACGCCAAGACCACCCGCGCCGTGCTCAAGCGCATCGGCGAGCTGCGGCCGCTGGCCCTGCCGGTGCAGCAGCAGCACATCGTCGAGCTGCCGCGGGAGCTGCACAAGAAGGGGGATGCCGGCACCGCGCCCGACCTGCGCCACCTGCTGGAACCCGCGCTGCAAGGCCACGACCTGGGGCTGATGAGTGAGGCCGGCATGCCCGCCGTGGCCGATCCGGGCGCGTCGGTAGTGCGCGGCGCGCACGACCTGGGCCTGGACGTGGTGCCCCTGGTCGGTCCCTCGTCGCTGCTGCTGGCGCTGGCCGCCAGCGGCCTGAACGGCCAGACTTTCGCTTTCGTCGGCTACCTGCCGCAGGAGGCCGCGGCCCGGACGCAGCGGATCCGGGAGCTGGAGGCGCTGGCCCTGCGCACGGGACAGTCCCAGCTGTTCATCGAAACGCCGTACCGGAACGCCGCGCTGTTGGGGGCATTGCTGCAGGCGCTGCGGCCCGAGACGCGGCTGGCGGTCAGCAGCGGCCTCACGCTGGCCACGGCGTGCACGCGCAGCCTGCCGGTGTCGCGCTGGCGCTCCCAGCCCGCGGCCATCGGCAACGCGCCCGCGGTGTTCGCGATCGGGCGCTGA
- a CDS encoding S49 family peptidase: MTDPFPPERPEFEDNSPAARASAGPGASKKEADGPGWERSTLERLMFATLAEQRATRRWRTFTRLAWLTFFAFLVWTLLYRGGPSSADKSLPHTAVIEIKGEIADGADASAEFVVAAMRAAFEDVGAQAVVLLINSPGGSPVQAGIINDEVVRLRAKHKKPVYAVVEESCASAAYYIAAGADRIFVDKASIVGSIGVLMDGFGFTGLLDKLGVERRLLTAGENKGFLDPFSPQTEQQRTYAQTMLNQIHRQFIDVVKAGRGKRLKETPELFSGLFWTGQQAVELGLADQLGNLDFVAREIVKAEELVDYTRRENVAEKLAKRFGAAMGEGAVRALKSVPSLR, encoded by the coding sequence ATGACCGATCCCTTCCCGCCGGAACGCCCCGAATTCGAGGACAACTCGCCTGCAGCGCGCGCCAGCGCCGGGCCGGGTGCTTCCAAAAAGGAAGCAGACGGTCCGGGCTGGGAGCGTTCCACGCTGGAGCGGCTGATGTTCGCCACGCTGGCCGAGCAGCGCGCGACGCGTCGCTGGCGCACCTTCACCCGGCTGGCCTGGCTGACGTTCTTCGCGTTCCTGGTGTGGACGCTGCTGTACCGCGGCGGCCCCAGCAGCGCCGACAAGTCGCTGCCGCACACCGCCGTGATCGAGATCAAGGGCGAGATCGCCGACGGCGCCGACGCCAGCGCCGAGTTCGTGGTGGCGGCCATGCGCGCCGCCTTCGAGGACGTGGGCGCCCAGGCCGTGGTGCTGCTGATCAACTCGCCCGGGGGCAGCCCGGTGCAGGCCGGCATCATCAACGACGAGGTGGTGCGCCTGCGCGCCAAGCACAAGAAGCCGGTCTACGCGGTGGTCGAGGAGTCCTGCGCCTCGGCGGCCTACTACATCGCCGCGGGGGCCGACCGCATCTTCGTGGACAAGGCCAGCATCGTCGGCAGCATCGGCGTGCTGATGGACGGCTTCGGCTTCACCGGCCTGCTGGACAAGCTGGGCGTGGAGCGCCGGCTGCTGACCGCGGGCGAGAACAAGGGCTTCCTGGACCCCTTCAGCCCGCAGACCGAGCAGCAGCGCACCTACGCCCAGACCATGCTGAACCAGATCCACCGCCAGTTCATCGACGTGGTCAAGGCCGGCCGTGGCAAGCGGCTGAAGGAGACCCCCGAGCTGTTCAGCGGCCTGTTCTGGACCGGCCAGCAGGCGGTCGAACTGGGCCTGGCCGACCAGTTGGGCAACCTGGACTTCGTGGCGCGCGAGATCGTCAAGGCCGAGGAGCTGGTGGACTACACGCGCCGCGAGAACGTGGCCGAGAAGCTGGCCAAGCGCTTCGGCGCGGCCATGGGCGAGGGCGCGGTGCGCGCGCTCAAGAGCGTACCCAGCCTGCGCTGA
- a CDS encoding Rieske (2Fe-2S) protein: MDGAVDLCNSADLADGGLAVSFDVVYGGQTCRAFAVRWQGRVHAYLNRCSHVAMEMDWQPNRFFDDSGRWLLCATHGAAYRPDTGACAGGPCRGGLVKITLSEQDGVVRWHTDWNLQPVAF; encoded by the coding sequence GTGGACGGCGCCGTCGACCTGTGCAACTCCGCCGACCTGGCCGACGGCGGCCTGGCGGTGTCGTTCGACGTGGTCTACGGCGGGCAGACCTGCCGCGCCTTTGCCGTCCGCTGGCAGGGCCGGGTCCACGCCTACCTCAACCGCTGCAGCCATGTGGCGATGGAGATGGACTGGCAACCCAACCGCTTTTTCGACGACAGCGGCCGCTGGCTGCTGTGCGCCACCCATGGCGCGGCCTACCGGCCCGACACCGGCGCCTGCGCCGGCGGGCCGTGCCGCGGCGGCCTGGTGAAGATCACCCTGAGCGAGCAGGACGGGGTGGTGCGCTGGCATACTGACTGGAACCTGCAACCCGTCGCCTTCTGA
- a CDS encoding HAD family hydrolase codes for MRPRRFDLIAFDWDGTLYDSAQIIVRCIQRAVADVGGQVPSDKAAAYVIGLGLMQALAHAAPDVPPAKYAELGARYRFHYQQHQDDLSLFEGVMPLLRELKARHHWLAVATGKSRRGLDETLRSTLLQGVFDGSRTADETAGKPHPRMLHELMREFGTEPGRTLMVGDTTHDLQMALNAGCASVGVSYGAHEPDSFAALRPLHVAHSVRELHDWLLENA; via the coding sequence ATGCGCCCGCGCCGGTTTGACCTCATCGCCTTCGACTGGGATGGCACGCTGTACGACTCGGCCCAGATCATCGTGCGCTGCATCCAGCGCGCGGTGGCCGACGTGGGCGGCCAGGTGCCCAGCGACAAGGCTGCGGCCTACGTGATCGGCCTGGGGCTGATGCAGGCGCTGGCCCATGCCGCGCCGGACGTGCCGCCGGCCAAATACGCCGAGCTGGGCGCGCGCTACCGCTTCCATTACCAGCAGCACCAGGACGACCTCAGCCTGTTCGAGGGCGTGATGCCGCTGCTGCGCGAGCTCAAGGCCCGGCACCACTGGCTGGCGGTGGCCACCGGCAAGTCGCGCCGGGGGCTGGACGAGACGCTGCGCAGCACCCTGCTGCAGGGCGTGTTCGACGGCTCGCGCACGGCCGACGAGACGGCGGGCAAGCCGCACCCGCGCATGCTGCACGAGCTGATGCGCGAGTTCGGCACCGAGCCCGGGCGCACGCTGATGGTCGGCGACACCACGCACGACCTGCAGATGGCGCTCAATGCCGGCTGCGCCAGCGTGGGCGTGAGCTACGGTGCGCACGAACCCGACAGCTTCGCCGCCCTGCGGCCCCTGCACGTGGCCCATTCGGTGCGCGAGCTGCACGACTGGCTGCTGGAAAACGCCTGA
- a CDS encoding RluA family pseudouridine synthase, with amino-acid sequence MKRIIGGSGGPATAQAQSVQVDEESSGQRLDNFLIRQLKGVPKTHVYRIIRSGEVRVNKGRAAADTRVAAGDTIRLPPVRLPERVASADQRPAPAREFPVLFEDEHLLAIAKPAGVAVHGGSGVSFGVIEQLRQARPGAKFLELVHRLDRETSGILLVAKRRSALTRLQDQFRERETGKTYLALVGGAWPASRKVIDVPLHKYLQAGAAGTSGASERRVRVVAKDDPDGMRAITLVKVAQRLSLPPPPGEGGGGGLREATLLEVTIKTGRTHQIRVHLASQGHPIAGDDKYGDFELNKALHRQGLKRMFLHACRLQFLHPASLARVELLAPLPPDLQSFTDSLHHAPAPV; translated from the coding sequence GTGAAACGAATTATAGGGGGCAGCGGCGGGCCGGCAACGGCGCAAGCCCAAAGCGTCCAGGTGGACGAGGAATCCAGCGGGCAGCGGCTGGACAACTTCCTCATCCGCCAGCTCAAGGGCGTGCCCAAGACCCATGTCTACCGCATCATCCGCTCGGGCGAGGTGCGGGTGAACAAGGGCCGGGCGGCCGCCGACACGCGCGTGGCCGCCGGCGACACCATCCGGCTGCCGCCGGTGCGGCTGCCCGAGCGGGTGGCCAGCGCGGACCAGCGGCCGGCGCCGGCACGCGAGTTCCCGGTGCTGTTCGAGGACGAGCACCTGCTGGCCATCGCCAAGCCCGCCGGCGTGGCGGTGCACGGCGGCAGCGGCGTGAGCTTCGGCGTCATCGAGCAGCTGCGCCAGGCCCGGCCCGGCGCCAAGTTCCTGGAGCTGGTGCACCGGCTGGACCGCGAGACCTCGGGCATTCTGCTGGTGGCCAAGCGCCGCTCCGCGCTGACCCGGCTGCAGGACCAGTTCCGCGAGCGCGAGACCGGCAAGACCTACCTGGCCCTGGTCGGCGGCGCGTGGCCCGCCAGCCGCAAGGTGATCGACGTGCCGCTGCACAAGTACCTGCAGGCCGGGGCCGCAGGCACCTCCGGTGCCAGCGAGCGGCGCGTCAGGGTGGTGGCCAAGGACGACCCCGACGGCATGCGCGCCATCACCCTGGTGAAGGTGGCACAGCGGTTGTCGCTCCCACCCCCGCCGGGGGAGGGCGGGGGTGGGGGCCTGCGCGAGGCCACCCTGCTCGAGGTCACCATCAAGACCGGCCGCACCCACCAGATCCGCGTCCACCTGGCGTCGCAGGGCCATCCCATTGCCGGCGACGACAAGTACGGCGACTTCGAGCTCAACAAGGCGCTGCACAGGCAGGGCCTGAAGCGCATGTTCCTGCACGCCTGCCGGCTACAGTTCCTGCATCCGGCCAGCCTGGCTCGCGTCGAGCTGCTGGCGCCGCTGCCACCCGATCTCCAATCCTTCACCGACTCCCTGCACCATGCGCCCGCGCCGGTTTGA